Proteins from a single region of Macrotis lagotis isolate mMagLag1 chromosome 2, bilby.v1.9.chrom.fasta, whole genome shotgun sequence:
- the G0S2 gene encoding G0/G1 switch protein 2, whose protein sequence is METIQELVPFTKEMIAQKPNGKMVKLYVLGSVLAFFGIMIGLVETVCSPFCTSRWLQEDKAAVAEVQTARLRETLLEKRKEQETLGGRSLSHRPHAS, encoded by the coding sequence ATGGAAACCATCCAGGAGCTGGTCCCTTTCACCAAGGAAATGATTGCCCAGAAGCCAAATGGGAAGATGGTGAAGTTATATGTGCTGGGCAGTGTGCTGGCCTTCTTTGGAATCATGATTGGCCTGGTGGAGACAGTATGCAGTCCCTTCTGCACAAGCAGATGGCTTCAGGAAGACAAGGCAGCAGTGGCCGAAGTGCAAACTGCCAGGCTCCGGGAAACATtactggagaaaaggaaagaacaagaaaCCCTGGGAGGTCGGAGTCTCTCCCATCGCCCACACGCCTCCTAA